From the genome of bacterium:
ACCGCTAACGCTTAATCCAATTAAAACAACCGCTAATATTCCGATGTCGATGTCCCATCCAAAAATCGTTAATGGGGCGAGCAGTGTCCTGCCTGCATATGTGGCAATGGTAATCAATATAAATCTATATATAAATCTTCCTATCATGGCACTATCCTCGTGAATCGTCCTCTGCCATGAAGAGCGTCCCAGACCTGGCTTATTGAGGTTATTATTACTTCCTTCCCTCCTCTTTCAAGAAAGTATATAGCTGATTCCACTTTAGGCCCCATCGAACCGGGCGGGAAATGTCCCTCGTTAAAAAATCTTTTTGCTTCCTCTACCCGCATCTCCTTTATTTCCCTTTGATTGGGTTTTCCAAAATTTAAATACACTCTATCAACATTAGTTATTATCACAAACTTTTCAGCCTCTATGCCGAGCGCAAGCACAGCGGAAGCTCTATCCTTATCTATCACGGCATCCACAAGCTCAAGCGAACCATCAGGTCTCTCCACCACAGGAATACCTCCACCACCCGCTGCTATAACGACCATGCCTTTGCTTATAAGCTCCTTTATGGCTTCACTTTCAACAATCTCTCTCGGCCACGGTGACGGCACCACTCGCCTCCATCCCCTACCAATGTCCTCCCGCATAGTCCAGCCCTGCTCGCGAATCAACTTCTCCGCTTCTTCCTTTGTATAAAATCTTCCTATAAACTTGGTGGGCTCCCTAAATCCCGGGTCGTCCTTGTCAACTATAACTCTCGTTACAACTGCCACCACCGTTCTGTCCATCCCAGATGTATACAGCTTATTTCCCAAAGCCAACGCAAGCATTACACCTAACTCCCCCTGAGTCTGCGCGCCGCAAACAGAAAGAGGAAGAGGTATAACCTCGTCACGGGACAACTCGACTCTTCGCAAAGCATTACCCACCTGCGGACCGTTACCATGGGTTATGGCTATTTGCCACCCCTCAGCCACAATCCCCGCTATCATGTCCATCGACCTTTTTGCCCTTTCAAACTGCACCTCGAACGGGTCAGTCCCACGAGTAGAAATAGCGTTGCCGCCTAATGCTATGACAATTCGCTTTGCCATAAGTATTACTTTACGAAAACAACCTTTTTGGATATATTCTTACTCTTTCCGTTTACTTTTACGATATATACACCTGAAGGCAACAGGGAACCCTCAACGCCTGAGCCATCCCACACAACTTTAAACTTTCCGGAGATCTCTCCAATTCTCTTCACTTTTCTCCCGTATATATCATAAACATCTATATAACCTTTTTCCGGAATATATCCCCTAATAACCACCGAACTATTAAATGGATTAGGATATACATTAATAACTGCATTTGCTGGCTTGACCAATTCACCCTCGCCAACTTTCATCCCCGTTGAAAAGCCGACTGATGCGGTCCTATAACAATCGTGGCGAAATTGCATCCACAGTCTTGGGTCATTAATATATCTCGAACTCGTTTCCCAAACATAAAGTCTGCTATCATACGCGGGCACTATAATTTCAGCTATACCATCGTCGTCTATATCATCAATAGCGGGTGTGGAAACAATAGCTACGCCTGCTTCCAGTGGAAAACCGAGCTTTATTGGCGTACCGTCAAAATGATATGCATATATTCTATCATTGCTGGTTATCAACATATCCGCGATGCCGTCATTGTCAATATCAGCGACAACCGGGGTCGACCAATGTATATTGCCCACAGGTATGGGAAAACCAGTCAACTCCGTTCCATTATATCTTATAACGCATAAACTATCCTGTGTTTGAACTATAATTTCATCCTTATTGTCACCATCGTAATCGTATAATGTCAACGACCTCATCCCGTCTCCAAAGTTAGTAAACCGCGTGTACGGAAATCCAGGAAGCATCGTTCCATCGCCATCAAGAGCAACTACACCAAGACCATTTACTATAACTGCGATTTCCATATCAGATGTATCGTCATCAAAATTTCCAAGGACAGGAGAACTCCTCGAATCGCCCGCGACAGGCACTGGAAAACCTGAAGCTCTCGTCCCGTCAGAATTCCAAGCATATATATATCCTAAACCAGCTGTATCTTTTCCGCCACAGACTACTATCTCGGGCAACCCATCACCGTCTATATCGCCAATAGCAGGAGCCGAGGAACCTATATCCCGTCGCCCAAGATATGACGAATCCACAAGTGTTGAGCTCCCCACATAAGGCGTTCCATCGCTTTTTATAATATACAAATAATGCGATTCATCACATGCGATTATCTCAAGGGTTGAATCACCATCTAAATCATACAAAGCAACTGACGATAGCATTCTGCTTCGTGTGGTAACTGGAAAACCAGACTTTACCACACCATCACCTCTTATAGCCCATATTTTCCCCGGATATGTCCGAGAAGCAACAACTATATATATAATTCCGTCATTATCAAGTTCTCCTGCTGCAGGAGTGGACCAAAATCCCATTCCGGACGGACAAGTTATATTAAAAATAGGGTCCACTTCGGAAGATATATCATGAAGTTCTGTGCCATCACATCTATATGCAGTAATGTGTCCATTGTTGTCAACGACAAAAATTTCCTTCCGCCCATCACCATCAACATCAACAATCAACGGAGCTGCTATAGGCCAGCAACCAATGGGCAAGTCAACCGGAAAACCGGCTTTATAGCGCAGGCTTTTCCATCCAGGAACAGCAGGTGAGGGTTTCCCGCACACACCGGAAGAATCAATTGCAACAATAGAATAATAATATATGCTGTCTCCCAGTGTAGAATCAATATAAAACGAGTTATATATGGGATAAGGGGTCAAATAAACAAAATTAATGCTGTCCAAACTTCTCAGAACATAATACGCATAGGCATCGGGCATACTCTCCCAATG
Proteins encoded in this window:
- a CDS encoding carbamate kinase gives rise to the protein MAKRIVIALGGNAISTRGTDPFEVQFERAKRSMDMIAGIVAEGWQIAITHGNGPQVGNALRRVELSRDEVIPLPLSVCGAQTQGELGVMLALALGNKLYTSGMDRTVVAVVTRVIVDKDDPGFREPTKFIGRFYTKEEAEKLIREQGWTMREDIGRGWRRVVPSPWPREIVESEAIKELISKGMVVIAAGGGGIPVVERPDGSLELVDAVIDKDRASAVLALGIEAEKFVIITNVDRVYLNFGKPNQREIKEMRVEEAKRFFNEGHFPPGSMGPKVESAIYFLERGGKEVIITSISQVWDALHGRGRFTRIVP
- a CDS encoding T9SS type A sorting domain-containing protein yields the protein TIHVRMNPSETTVVYSDTFAADSIFWGESIGISYLRFSSLYIDSFVFSVCAPELQIISTSWSDSDGIPFFGDSGVVSIRVANKSCGDMRGCVIKFDSPLIHFLEDSFITDILADSFVVIEVSATIGTAGVPDFRYLVNVKNSFAETTLFGDLHALGYPDSIYTIPGQGYCEIHWESMPDAYAYYVLRSLDSINFVYLTPYPIYNSFYIDSTLGDSIYYYSIVAIDSSGVCGKPSPAVPGWKSLRYKAGFPVDLPIGCWPIAAPLIVDVDGDGRKEIFVVDNNGHITAYRCDGTELHDISSEVDPIFNITCPSGMGFWSTPAAGELDNDGIIYIVVASRTYPGKIWAIRGDGVVKSGFPVTTRSRMLSSVALYDLDGDSTLEIIACDESHYLYIIKSDGTPYVGSSTLVDSSYLGRRDIGSSAPAIGDIDGDGLPEIVVCGGKDTAGLGYIYAWNSDGTRASGFPVPVAGDSRSSPVLGNFDDDTSDMEIAVIVNGLGVVALDGDGTMLPGFPYTRFTNFGDGMRSLTLYDYDGDNKDEIIVQTQDSLCVIRYNGTELTGFPIPVGNIHWSTPVVADIDNDGIADMLITSNDRIYAYHFDGTPIKLGFPLEAGVAIVSTPAIDDIDDDGIAEIIVPAYDSRLYVWETSSRYINDPRLWMQFRHDCYRTASVGFSTGMKVGEGELVKPANAVINVYPNPFNSSVVIRGYIPEKGYIDVYDIYGRKVKRIGEISGKFKVVWDGSGVEGSLLPSGVYIVKVNGKSKNISKKVVFVK